The nucleotide window AGGCTGGTAAGGGGCACTTCGCCTTCGACTCTGACCGTGATGGGAACTTTGAAATCTACGTGATGAACGCCGATGGCACCGGGCAGACCCGCCTGACCAACAACCCCGCCAATGATGGGTCCCCGGCGTGGTCGCCTGATGGCACCAAGATAGCCTTCGCTTCCAACAGGGATGACAACTGGGACATCTATGTGATGAACGCTGATGGCTCCGGTGAGACGAGGCTGACCGATAATCCCGCCAATGATGGGTCCCCGGCGTGGTCGCCTGATGGCACGAAGATAGCCTTCGAGTCCAAACGGGACTCTAACTATGAAATCTATGTGATGAACGCTGATGGCTCCGGGGAGACGAGGCTGACCGATAATCCCGCTATTGAGGGATCCCCGGCGTGGTCACCAGATGGCACCAGAATAGCGTTTCAGTTCGACGAACGCTTCGGCGCCGCGTTCGTAGGTAACGTTGAAATCTATGTGATGAACGCTGATGGCTCCGGGGAGACGAGGCTGACCGGCAGTTTCGCCAATGAGGGCTCCCCGGCTTGGTCACCAGATGGCACCAGGATTGCCTTCGAGTCCGAGCGGGACGGGAACTTTGAAATCTATGTGATGAATGCAGATGGCACCGGGCAGACCCGCCTGACCAGCAATCCTGCTGGGGATTGGTCCCCGGCGTGGTCACCAGATGGCACCAGGATTGCCTTCACCTCCTACAGGGACGGGAACCTTGAAATCTATGTGATGAATGCCGATGGCACCGGGCAGACCCGTCTGACCAGCAACCCTGGCCGTGACGAATACCCGGCGTGGGCGCCGTCGTGAGCCAGCGGCCTAGCCGTTGAGACCCCGTACGAGGTAGTTCCCGCGGTGATAAGGCTTTCAGACCTCATGCTGGTGCAGGCCTGCAATAAATCCGTCTCCTTCGTGATGTCAGGCTCACTCTCAGCAACCTATGGCCTGTTTGCCCTGCCAGAACCCGGCTTATCCGGGAAGTTCAGTTATCTCGAACCAGCCAAGGAAGCTTGTGGCATTAATGGCGATTGACTTATTGGAGGTGGCGGTGGGTGCGTCCCATGCCCGGACACGCTTGACGTTTCTTGCTCCGAGTATGGAGATTCCGGACACGCTGATGGGGACGCCCTTGGGAGCAATAATCTTGTTGGTTCCGAATATTGAGACCGCTACAACTCGCGTGACGCCTTCCTCAAGCACGACCTGGGTGAAATCGATTTCACAACCGCCGAGAATGGCAATTGACCAGACCTTCTTACCGGGACGCCAGGGGCCCTGACCAAGCTTTGAGACGCCCAAGAACGCGAAGTTATTCATCGTTGCACCCTCCTCGCAGATTTCCCGGTTGAGCTACTCCCTTCCCCATGAGGAATCCTGCTCAGTATGTTAGACCCCGGCTCTCCGGCTGTCAATAACAGGCACCCAGCCGAAACCAGACCCCATCCTCTAGGTCCCTCCCATTGGGATGACCCCTACCACCCGGGGGATTCCCCCCAGGTCGGGGAAAAAGGAGACCCTGGCCCCCGGGAAGCGGGCTAAGACCAGTCTCCTCACCTCCCCTTCCTGGCCGGCCCCTATTTCCAGGAGAAAGGAGCCCCCATCCAGAAGCCTGGGGCCCACCTGGAGGAGGAAGGC belongs to Chloroflexota bacterium and includes:
- a CDS encoding DPP IV N-terminal domain-containing protein; protein product: MPTPTSTPMPTPTQAGKGHFAFDSDRDGNFEIYVMNADGTGQTRLTNNPANDGSPAWSPDGTKIAFASNRDDNWDIYVMNADGSGETRLTDNPANDGSPAWSPDGTKIAFESKRDSNYEIYVMNADGSGETRLTDNPAIEGSPAWSPDGTRIAFQFDERFGAAFVGNVEIYVMNADGSGETRLTGSFANEGSPAWSPDGTRIAFESERDGNFEIYVMNADGTGQTRLTSNPAGDWSPAWSPDGTRIAFTSYRDGNLEIYVMNADGTGQTRLTSNPGRDEYPAWAPS
- a CDS encoding cell wall-active antibiotics response protein, which encodes MNNFAFLGVSKLGQGPWRPGKKVWSIAILGGCEIDFTQVVLEEGVTRVVAVSIFGTNKIIAPKGVPISVSGISILGARNVKRVRAWDAPTATSNKSIAINATSFLGWFEITELPG